From Bacillota bacterium, a single genomic window includes:
- a CDS encoding thiamine diphosphokinase — MGERAQVAGFNREFSRAVIFANGTYGAGDYDGFYGFYRGLLAPGDFIICADGGSGVVGRLDLIPHVMIGDFDSTKPEVLESWRKKGVMILTYPREKDKTDTELAVDYALDLGINRIILLGALGGRIDHTLANIALLTSLAMRRVDGAIIDEHSEIRVIAPDHGEPDTLTFQGNPGDLLSLIPITPLVKGVTTNGLAYSLRDAVLSFGSSLGISNVFCSQSATIRAASGLMLAIAYHLR; from the coding sequence GTGGGAGAAAGGGCGCAGGTGGCCGGGTTCAACCGGGAATTTAGCCGTGCTGTCATTTTCGCAAATGGGACCTATGGGGCCGGGGATTATGATGGATTCTACGGATTCTACCGGGGCCTTCTGGCCCCGGGCGATTTCATAATCTGCGCGGATGGGGGAAGCGGGGTTGTAGGAAGGCTTGACCTGATCCCTCATGTAATGATAGGGGATTTCGATTCCACAAAGCCGGAGGTTCTTGAATCCTGGCGGAAGAAGGGGGTTATGATCCTTACATACCCCAGGGAAAAGGACAAGACAGATACCGAGCTTGCGGTGGATTACGCGCTCGACCTGGGGATTAACAGGATTATACTCCTCGGCGCCCTCGGGGGTAGGATCGATCACACCCTGGCCAATATCGCTCTTCTTACGTCACTTGCCATGCGGCGAGTTGATGGGGCCATTATAGATGAACATAGCGAAATCCGGGTTATCGCCCCTGATCATGGCGAACCGGATACGCTCACCTTTCAGGGGAACCCGGGTGACCTGTTATCCCTTATCCCGATAACCCCTTTAGTAAAAGGCGTGACCACAAACGGGCTCGCTTACTCCCTCCGCGATGCTGTGCTTTCATTCGGGAGCTCGCTTGGTATAAGCAATGTGTTCTGTTCACAGTCTGCTACTATAAGGGCTGCGTCGGGCCTGATGCTCGCGATTGCCTATCATTTGCGATGA